A DNA window from Prochlorococcus marinus XMU1406 contains the following coding sequences:
- a CDS encoding HAMP domain-containing sensor histidine kinase, translating to MVDTNNRGSRKHNITDDEDMNNNYWINGLLAWWSGFSLRTKLLAIATLVVSLLMTGITFFALNSIQRDAGMNDTRYARDLGLLLSGNVTELVANNQKKEISNVAEKFWRSSRNLRYIFFTDDEDIVQLGIPISATPTSSDSQFQLTRRLKLPSELKKRPQFPLVRQHATPQGQVTDVFVPMLWKGKYLGTLALGVTPNKKALASAALTREVTIAVFISIWVLVILGAVFNALTITRPVRELVRGVREISRGNFKSRISLPMTGDLGELLNGFNRMATQLENYDEANIEELKAAQIKQQSLIATMADGAILLDSQGKIVLTNPTAKRLFRWEGRSLEGKDFLNEIPEILSNDLHTNIECILNREKEKDDLRFSLGEPARTLRIVLQSVLDTNKVELKGIAVTIQDLTREVELNAAQNRFISNVSHELRTPLFNIKSYVETLHDLKDQLSDEEQIEFLGIANSETDRLTRLVNDVLDLSRLESGKIIQLEQMDIKPAIEQTLRNYRLNATEKNVSLAHDIEETIPLILGNFDLLLQVFDNLLGNGLKFSPKNSSLIIRAYTWPDSCPAFPPIIKNDAAPQCELVSPLPKVRIEIADTGSGISQSDQEKIFDRFYRVENSVHTEQGTGLGLSIVRGIIEKHGGEIRMASELGVGTTFWFDLALAQSDKDELLTKSINNSDAFSGSEIGEVI from the coding sequence ATGGTGGATACCAATAATCGAGGAAGTAGAAAACATAACATCACTGACGATGAAGATATGAATAATAACTATTGGATTAATGGACTTCTCGCATGGTGGAGTGGGTTCAGTTTAAGAACAAAGTTGTTAGCTATAGCCACTCTTGTCGTAAGCCTACTAATGACAGGAATAACTTTTTTTGCACTAAATAGTATTCAAAGAGATGCAGGAATGAACGATACAAGATATGCACGAGATCTTGGCTTATTGTTATCTGGGAATGTTACAGAATTAGTCGCTAATAACCAAAAGAAAGAAATTTCAAATGTAGCTGAAAAGTTTTGGAGATCAAGTCGAAACCTGCGTTATATATTCTTTACTGATGATGAAGATATTGTTCAACTTGGAATACCGATCAGTGCAACACCAACAAGCTCAGACAGTCAGTTTCAGCTCACTAGAAGACTAAAACTACCCTCAGAATTAAAGAAGAGGCCACAATTCCCATTAGTCAGGCAGCATGCGACACCTCAAGGTCAAGTAACAGATGTATTTGTCCCGATGTTATGGAAAGGCAAATATCTTGGAACTTTAGCTTTGGGAGTCACCCCTAATAAAAAAGCACTAGCCAGTGCTGCCTTAACTAGAGAAGTAACCATTGCAGTATTTATCTCTATTTGGGTTTTGGTAATACTTGGAGCTGTATTTAATGCACTTACTATTACAAGACCCGTCAGAGAGTTAGTAAGAGGTGTTAGAGAAATTTCGAGAGGAAATTTCAAATCCAGAATTTCTTTACCCATGACAGGAGATCTAGGAGAACTCTTAAATGGATTTAACCGAATGGCCACACAGCTAGAAAATTATGACGAAGCTAATATAGAAGAACTAAAAGCGGCGCAAATCAAGCAGCAATCCCTAATAGCTACCATGGCCGATGGTGCCATATTATTGGACTCACAAGGCAAGATTGTACTTACTAATCCAACAGCGAAGAGACTATTTCGTTGGGAAGGGAGATCCTTAGAGGGTAAAGATTTTTTAAATGAAATTCCCGAAATTTTATCTAACGACTTACATACGAATATTGAATGTATCTTAAACAGGGAAAAGGAAAAGGACGATTTAAGATTCAGTTTAGGAGAACCAGCAAGAACCTTGAGAATTGTCTTGCAATCAGTTTTAGACACAAACAAAGTTGAATTAAAAGGAATTGCAGTGACAATCCAAGATTTAACTAGAGAAGTTGAACTTAACGCGGCACAAAATAGATTTATTAGCAATGTTTCGCACGAATTAAGGACACCACTTTTTAATATCAAAAGTTATGTAGAGACTTTACATGATTTAAAAGATCAGCTTTCTGATGAAGAACAAATAGAATTTTTGGGAATTGCAAATTCAGAGACTGATAGATTAACAAGACTTGTAAATGATGTTTTAGATTTATCAAGATTGGAGTCTGGGAAAATTATTCAACTAGAGCAAATGGATATAAAACCTGCAATAGAACAAACTCTGAGAAATTATAGACTTAATGCTACAGAAAAAAATGTTTCATTAGCTCATGATATAGAGGAAACTATTCCCCTAATTCTTGGAAATTTTGATTTACTTCTACAGGTTTTTGATAATTTGCTTGGTAATGGATTGAAATTTAGTCCGAAAAACAGCTCCCTAATTATAAGAGCTTATACTTGGCCAGATTCCTGCCCTGCTTTTCCTCCAATTATTAAAAATGATGCAGCCCCTCAATGCGAATTGGTTTCACCACTTCCAAAAGTAAGAATTGAGATTGCTGATACTGGATCAGGAATATCTCAATCTGATCAAGAAAAGATATTTGATCGTTTTTATAGAGTAGAGAATTCGGTTCATACTGAGCAAGGTACCGGTTTAGGTTTATCTATAGTGAGAGGAATAATTGAAAAACATGGTGGGGAAATTCGTATGGCTAGTGAATTAGGAGTAGGAACAACTTTCTGGTTTGACTTAGCCTTAGCACAATCAGATAAAGATGAATTATTGACAAAATCTATTAATAATTCAGATGCGTTTTCAGGTTCTGAAATTGGAGAAGTTATCTAA